Genomic segment of Lynx canadensis isolate LIC74 unplaced genomic scaffold, mLynCan4.pri.v2 scaffold_58_arrow_ctg1, whole genome shotgun sequence:
ATCTTTTAGGGGAGTTGCCATTCAACCCACTATAATAAGCTAAAAATCACAAGGTAATACAACAGACAgctgaaaataaaactcaaagtaCAATACCTCAAGTAAATGTTAGAAGtttgaggggaagaggaggagataaACAGAACAAACTTCCCCCCGAAGAAGTAGAaagttttaaatgtgtgtgtgtataatatgtgtacatgtgtgtgtatacatatttaaagaCACTTGAGTATTTTGTAGTGtgaagaaaagaagcaagaaggaGATACTGAAGATGAGGCAGATTAAGAATGTAGATAAGATGAAAGTATGAAGGATAATGTTTTAAGAGGATAAGATTGGCTTTAAAAGTAGGGACCACTTTTCCTTAGTAGGCAgtgaaaaaatagagaatataaagaaaaatgttgataTAAGAAGAGAGCCATAAATTTATGTTTGATTACTTATCTCTCTGGGTAAATTATCTGAGAATGAAATGGTGGGAATGAGGCTGGGaatttgagaagagaaagaagaaaatctagaaagaatCTCTGTATGTAGGAGGAAAGAGTTATGAATTCATATGAGAGCCCAATCAAGGTAAAGGTGAGAGTAAGCTTGTAGGGAATACAGAGATGATGGTGAAGTGGCATCCCTAAATGGAGAAGCtcaataagagagaaaaatgagtagTTAGGCTGTGTATTGGAAGCTAAGGGAAATGTTAGAGGAATAATGTAAGTAGTTAAGTGCTTTTGGGGTGTCTGACGTATTATAAATAGTTGATCATATAATCAAGGTTAggtggaaaggaaagggaaacaggaTGGAGCTTGATAAACAAGAACAACAGAAAGAATCGAGGGACTGTTCCCACTATAAGAGTAAAGCTATGTTAATAAAAGTAATGGAACATGAGAGGAGGATGAGTTAAGAGAATATCAAATACACTACCCAAattttcacagatgagcaaaaatacaaaaatgaactcaactATTGTTTCCTGCAGATTTGTGCATAGAACAGGCAAGATAATTGTTGGAGCtgtacttcatcttttttttttaattttaaaatgtttgtttttaagagagagtgagaaagagtcacagcgcaagtgggggaagagcagagagaggggagacaggattggaagcaggcttcaggctccaagctgtcagcacagagccagacgtagGGCTTGAAGtggtgaaccgtgagatcatgatgtgatctgaagtttgatttttaaccgactgagccactcaggagcccctgtacTGCATCTTTCATAGCCCTATTTCACCTGGAACTTTTTGGCTTGGTAAAGATAGTTGTAGCAGTAggtaaatgtaaaattttcttcctttcttccttgctaaAGATGTGTTAGCATCTACCTGTTGATTTTTGGAGTATCAGTCAATTTAAATGATAGTAAGTTTTTTTTACAGTGATGGTGTGCAAGAGAACAGGGAAGTTTAGCTTATTTGTAGTAATCTAAATTCCATCAAATAGATAGGATGCTACTTCTTGGCATGTTTTAtacaaagagaaatttaaagCATTGTTATATTTTAATAGTCTAAATTATTGTGTTTATGCACAAGTGTGCTCCCATACAAACTCATACACACATTGACAGGACACTtcctttaaatacaaatattgtatCCACATTTCACCGTCATATTTGGGGGAAGTTACAAAtacagtatatttatttaaaatctggtatatcacttattaatattttcacaatcatttgttttcttcttataattgattgtgtttccattttgagTCAATGGCTGTTGTGTGagcagttataaataaatattataggaaaaagatattcccaaacaaaacccccaaaactagGCAGAACTGGAAACTGATTTCCAAAAGTAAATGCCGAAACTTCCTCTTTCAAAATTCTGCATGAAAGTTTCTGCAAAAATTTATTTGTGGAAAAATGGAATTCATCGACAAATTTTCAACTAGCATCcaataaaaagaagaatgtagTTATTTACTGTCTCTGGAACGAAAGACATTTAATCTTCAGTTGGGTATTTGCAGTGAAAAACCTCacgaaatgcaaaaaaaaaaaccaaccctacATCAACGGAAAATAGGAATACTAAATCATGTTTACAGTTACAAATTCATGCGCTTGGTGTCGCTCTTCACTGAGAACGTTTGCCTGAAGAACGTGCCTCCGCTTCTTCCGTCCTGCAGAAAATTTGGCAGATAGTGGAAAACCTCTAGTGAATCCTTCCCCAATAGAAGGCCGTGAGAATCAGTTTGCGGTAAGGTATTACATATACATTAAGCTATCTTTGAATCCTTTTGAGTGTACCATGCTGTTTTCCTGGCGAGGAGGCCCCGGAGCCCTGAGTTTTCTCCAGTCGCTTCTGCTGCTCAcagcctgggaggctgggagcGGCCAGATCCACTACTCGGTCCTGGAAGAGGCCAAACACGGCACTTTCGTGGGCCGAATCGCACAGGACCTGGGGCTGGAGCTGGCAGAGCTGGTGCGACGCCAATTCCGGGTGGTGTCCAAAGGCCGCGGGGACCTACTGGAGGTAAATCTGCAGAATGGAATTTTGTTTGTGAATTCTCGGATCGACCGGGAGGCGTTGTGCGGGCGGAACGCGGAGTGCAGCATCCACCTGGAGGTGATCGTGGACAGGCCGCTGCAGGTTTTCCATGTGGAGGTGGAGGTTAAAGATATTAACGACAACCCGCCTGTGTTCCCTgaaagtaagaaaagaataaTCATTGCGGAATCTAGACCCCCAGAAACTCGGTTTCCACTAGATGGCGCATCCGATGCAGATATTGGAGTAAACTCAGCCTTGACCTACCGAATCGATCCCAACGACTATTTCGCTTTGGACACACAAAACAATCGTGAACAAACGTCTTCGTTGTCACTTGTGTTGAGAAAATCACTGGACAGAGAGCAAATTCAGGAGCATAGTTTATTATTGACAGCCAATGATGGGGGTAAACCGGAGATGACCGGCACAGTTCAGCTGCTGATCGAAATTCTGGATGTGAATGACAATGCCCCAGAATTTGACCAATTCATTTATAAAGTGACGGTATTAGAGAACGCATTTAATGGTACATTAGTGATCAAGCTAAATGCCACAGATCTTGATGATGGTGCGAATGGAGACATAAGCTACTCATTTAGAAGGCCTGTATCTCCTGCAGTGCTGAATGCATTTATCATAAATCCTAAcagtggagaaattagaacaaaGGGTAAACTAGATTTCGAAGAAAAGAAATTGTACGAAATATCGGTGGAGGCAATAGACAAGGGGAATATTCCAATGGCAGGTCATTGTACCATTTTTGTGGAAGTACTAGATATAAACGATAATATCCCACATATTACCATCACTTCTCTGTCACTCCCGGTACGAGAGGATGTTCAGGTGGGCACTGTCATCGCCTTGATCAGCGTGTCCGACCGTGACTCTGGCGCCAACGGGCAGGTGACCTGCTCACTAACACCCCATGTCCCCTTCAAGCTGGTGTCCACCTTCAAGAATTACTATTCGCTGGTGCTGGACAGCGCCCTGGACCGCGACAGCGTGTCGGACTATACTGTAGTGGTGACCGCACGGGACGGGGGCTCGCCTTCGCTGTCGGCCACGGCCAGCGTGTCCGTGGAAGTGGCCGACGTGAACGACAACGCGCCGACATTCGCGCAGGCCGAGTACACGGTGTTCGTGAAGGAGAACAACCCTCCCGGCTGCCACATCTTCACGGTGTCCGCGCGGGACGCGGACGCGCAGGAGAACGCGCTG
This window contains:
- the LOC115508193 gene encoding LOW QUALITY PROTEIN: protocadherin alpha-13-like (The sequence of the model RefSeq protein was modified relative to this genomic sequence to represent the inferred CDS: inserted 2 bases in 1 codon; deleted 1 base in 1 codon); this encodes MLFSWRGGPGALSFLQSLLLLTAWEAGSGQIHYSVLEEAKHGTFVGRIAQDLGLELAELVRRQFRVVSKGRGDLLEVNLQNGILFVNSRIDREALCGRNAECSIHLEVIVDRPLQVFHVEVEVKDINDNPPVFPESKKRIIIAESRPPETRFPLDGASDADIGVNSALTYRIDPNDYFALDTQNNREQTSSLSLVLRKSLDREQIQEHSLLLTANDGGKPEMTGTVQLLIEILDVNDNAPEFDQFIYKVTVLENAFNGTLVIKLNATDLDDGANGDISYSFRRPVSPAVLNAFIINPNSGEIRTKGKLDFEEKKLYEISVEAIDKGNIPMAGHCTIFVEVLDINDNIPHITITSLSLPVREDVQVGTVIALISVSDRDSGANGQVTCSLTPHVPFKLVSTFKNYYSLVLDSALDRDSVSDYTVVVTARDGGSPSLSATASVSVEVADVNDNAPTFAQAEYTVFVKENNPPGCHIFTVSARDADAQENALVSYSLVERRVGERALSSYVSVHAESGKVYALQPLDHEELELLQFQVSARDAGVPPLGSNVTLQVFVLDENDNAPALLPCLAGGAGGAVSELVWRSVGAGHVVAKVRAVDADSGYNAWLSYELQPAVAXAQPFRVALYTGEISTTRSLDEADSPRQRLLVLVRDHGEPALTATATVLLSLVESGQAPKASSRVLAGAAGAETALVDVNVYLIIAICAVSSLLVLTLLLYVALRCSAPPSEGACGPAGKPTLVCSSAVGSWSYSQQRRQRVCSGEGPPKTDLMAFSPSLPPCLSSTEGTGEGEADSERLKELRRRGHSGSRFHLSPPPPRDFSGSSDLFAGTGGFRGSERPKLDAPL